One Hippopotamus amphibius kiboko isolate mHipAmp2 chromosome 12, mHipAmp2.hap2, whole genome shotgun sequence genomic window, TCCCTGTGAGCCACACGCATTCAGTGTCACCGGAAATGGAAGAATCAAAAGCACAGAATTTTATTCCCCTACAACTAATGCTTGTAGTTTCTTTCCTCTGAAGGTTTTCACAAACACAGATCCTATGGTAAAATCTGAGACTTTGAACTTATTATTAGTCTCATGAGAATTTATGCAAGAGATACAACTCcctaaatgaaaatacagaaatgacTCCCTGACCTAAACACAAACAATTGCACAcagacataaatatttttagaggaaattataaaagtgaacataaaaaagaaaaaaaaagcaggaagctGTTCCACAGAAGAGTGaaggtaaaaatatttcaaagtggtATCTGACATGGAAGACTTGATTGAATAATTCTGGGCACAGTTCATTCAAAACAGAATTCACAATATCTAAAAAtgtataagaataaaaatgaccTAATAAAAACCTAATAAACATTCGACTTCCTCTAAGTGGATAAGTACATTGTAGAATTTCTACCCAATTTCTGCTACTTCATTTTAGAATTCGTGCAAGAAAAGCAAACGCATATGCAGTTCTTGGACCTAGCAATGCGTGAACCTTGGATTTCTATAGGCCTTGGTGATGTCAGCCTTGGATGGCATTCTCCCTGTTCTACATGACCACTGCAGGTCCTAAATAGTATATCTAAGATCTTTAAACATGTGCtatagaaaacattaaagaatAGGTCTTATAAGCATTACATGATATGTATACAATATGTTTATACAAAGGTATATCATAACAATTatacagaaatgaacacattcatGAAGAGCATTTATGTACGTTTACTCTAGTATAGAGCATGAGGTTttacacagaggcagagacaccgttttttttttttaatacatctttattggagtataactgctttacaatattgtgttagtttctgctgtacaactaagtgaatcagctatatgtgtacatatatccccatatcccctccctcttgagcctccctcccaccttccctatcccacccctctaggtcgttacagagcatcaagctgatctccctgtgctatgcagcagcttcccactagctatcctttttacacttggtagtgtgtatatgtcaatgctactctctcactatgtcccagcctccccttcccctcctgtgtcctcaagtccattctttatgtctgcgtctttattcctgccctgccactaggttcatcagtcccatttttctagattccacatatatacctTAGcttacgatatttgtttttcttttcctgactcactttactctgtatgacagactctgggtccattcacctcactacaaataactcaattttgttcctttttatagttaatattctattgtatatatgagGCAGAGACCCTTAAAACAGTGATGTGAACTGCTGATTAGTTGACTCATTCACTCACCCAAGAAGCAATTATCAAGggcttactgtatgccaggcactgcattAATCATATGAATAAGATGTGAGTAAATAAGATTTGATCTCTTTTTCAACTCACAGTATAGTGGGGCTGACGAACAACTTTAAAACAGTGAGAGAAAGCATAATAGATTCATGGTCAAAATGCTGTACAGTGACAGAGGAAGTAGTAGCCAATTAGGCCCACAAGTCAGGAACCATGATGGTGCAGagccttgcaaaaaaaaaaaaaaagtacttatttCACAATAGACACAGTGGGGACAGATAATGCAAGCAACTGAAGCAGCCCATGCAAATACATGGAGACATGAAAGAGTATGTGGGCTTTTCAATACTACATGTGGTTTAGAAGGCCTGGTACACACAGCATGCACAGGCGAGTGGcaggaagagaggctgggaagggaAGCAGAGCCAGATCCTGTACGTTATGTTAAAGGAATCCAGATTGCTTCCTGAAGGCATTGGGAGTGACCTAATCAGATTTGTGGTTTAGAAAGAGACTTGTGGAAGCATCAAAAACGATTTAGTTGAGCTAAGAGATCATTGCAATTTGGTATTACCTATGCCACTTTCCTGATGGGAAAACAAGCAAGCATGTTCTGAAGCTGACTTTAGTTAACAACTGGGACAGATGCTGTTAGTTGCCTGCAAACTATCTCTATTTCCTTTCATCACTACCTACAAAATTACACTTTTCTTTGGAGTGGTGATGTATCAAATTAAAAATGCTCATCTCCTTCAAAATCTGATTTGATGCTAAAGCCACAGGACCAGAGTCATGTCCAATAAGATGTAAGGGGAGGTCTACTGGGAGGAGCTTTTGTAAAACCTGTTGTTTTCCTGATTAAAAAGTGATGTACAGTGAACACAGGCCTTTCTATTCAACCttgctctttatttctgcctGAAACAGGAACATGATACCTAGAGATGCAGCCATTGTGTCATGAATtagcaagagaaggaaaaagaatctggCTCCTTAATGGTTCTGAATCCGTATACAAGCCCTTGTGTCTCTGTCCTTTGTAATAAACGGCTTTTGCTTTAGTCTCCTAGGGTTCCCCTGAGTCTCAAAAGGCTGTctcaagagttaatgattaggaaatgtgaagatgtgGAAACAAAGAATACATGTTGGACTGGGAAACTGATAACAATTTAGACTGCAAATCTGCCATGTGGCAGAATCACCAaactcccagttccctgaaagacacagaaaaagatcTGGTAGTTTTTTCACAGGAAGCAGACCCTCCActagatgaaaactgctgactgcaatcatgtagaccccagaccgaTTGAAATCAGAAGGTGCCTGATGCTCAAAATttcaccttgatgccaaccaatccGAGAACTGAGCACAAGCTGATCAGGCACCCTGCCGCCCCCTCACTCAACACTGTGTTTAAAACCCTTTCCTtaaaagccatcagggagttcgaatcttttgagcatgagctgtctgttctccttgcttggtgccctgcaataaatgctgtactttccttcaccagaaactggtgtcagtagattggctttgctgcatgCAGGAGAGTGGATGCAAGTTTAGTTCAAGAGTTCAGTTACTTCAAGCCGTTGTACCATCCCGAACTGCCCATCTCTAGATTTCTTTTGATATGTAAAAGCAAAATTCTACTTGGTAAGGCATCATAGTCAGATTTCAACGATGTATAGCTAAAAGTAATACTACCTGACTTAGCAACAAAGGAAAAtttatggacaaaaaaaaaaaatctaaaaaacaaaaaactaaaaaactaaacAGTAAGCAAGCAAAGAGAATCTTGCTCAAGACAGAGAATGAACCAGAAAAGACCCACTAAGCCTTTTATTGTGGTTTATAGACCCATAAGCCTCAATCTTTATCATCAATCTCATCTTccactgactttttaaaagtttaaactcATGACATAATTCCACCTATTataccccactttttttttttaggttcactaaatttattttaaaaatcataaaatgtttcttacaaaagaGCATTACATTCTGCACACTGCTCTGAATAGATGGCAGGGACATATGGACTATTGTTACTTTTCCTCCCTGTCACACCCCCCCAAATGTTACAGTGACCACAAAGCAAAGTGTTCACAATAATTACatggggggattttttttaaaccaccaacaatgaacaaaaattaaaattcactcaCTCTGCTGCTGTTTCAAAATTTCAATGTTAGTTTTTTGcacaccctctcccaccccccaaccctgtttGTAAGGAACTAAAACATTACATCTGGTGAACAGCAAAGATTTCACTACACCTCAGATGCAGAACACCTATGAAGCAGAGGAATGTTGGCTTTTTAAACAgaagcagataaaaaaaaaaagatgcaggacTCCTTCAGTTCTTCACTAGTCTTAGAAAAACTTTCCAGAATACTGCTTCACACTGTTCTGCAGCAAATACTGTGCATTCTGTATCTGCTCCTGTGTTCCTGTAATGGTAATGATCCGATCTTCGGACCCTTCTAAAGGCTCATCTATTTTGATCGAAGCTCCTGACTCATGATGGATTTGTTTAATCCGCTGACCACCTTTGTCAATAATAGATCCAGCCAAATCTTTGGGAATAGTTACTTGTGTAATAATAATAGGTCCACCAAGATCACCATATGAGCCACGACCCCCTGCATAGGAATAATCATATCCAGAGCCACCCTGTGGTTCATAAGCCATCTGCCACTCTGATGGGCTCCATGTATCTATTGCGGAGTCCCAGGTTTCATCAGCACTGAAACCAACCATGCCATCATAATGGTCTCCAGGTCTTCCTCTTCTGTCATAGGCCATTAGATCTCCTCCtctaggtggtggtggtggtggaagaggAAGATTCCAAGCTCTGCTACCACCCCGGCCACCTCGtccaggaggaggtggaggaggtccTCGACGAGGGCTCATATCATCATAATCTCTTCTGGATGGAGGCATGGGACGCCCACCCCGACCAGGAGGCATTCTATCAAAACCACCTCTTCTCCGCATAGGAAATCCCACGGGACGTCCACAGCGGTCATCAAACATCATTGTAAAACCACCGTAATCATAGGTTTCATCATAAAAATTGGGATCATAAGGCTGAGCACGTCCTTTGATAGGAGACTCTGATATAAGATCCAGGATGATCTTTATGCACTCTACAACCCTATCAGGTTTTCCTCCAATAAGAACGACTCTGTCAGTGGATTGAGGACAACATTCCTGGAAAAGCTTGATTGTTGTCTGAATGTTCTCTCGAAGTTCTTTGATTTTAGCACCTCTGACCCCAATAATTCCTCCTGCCAGACTCTGATGAATCAACAGTCTCAACTCGCAGTCAAAGTCGCTTCCTTTATAGTGTTGGTAATGTAAGCATTCCACAGCATCAGATTCGAGCGGGAGCTGGCTGGTTGCAGTGGGTGATGGCAACTGCAGGCCCTCTTCCAAGGTAGGGAtgattttcttcagaatttctccaattgtttcaATATCAGCACTGATACTCAATATGCGCTCGGGGCCACTGCTGTCTGGGACTGAAACACTGGCATTGTAGTCTGTATGGAGAGCCttaatattcttgcctccttttccaATCACTGCCCCAGCATTCTTGCTTTGAAGCAGAATGCGTAATTCAACCATCTCATCAGTGTTTCCAGATCTTTTAAAAGCTTGTTCCTCTTCCATATCTTCAGCAGGGAATTTACCAAATTCGCCATTGGTTTCGGTGTTGGGAAAGGTTTCCTCTGGCTgttcagtttccattttcttgtatTAAAGGAACACACCAATCTGGTAAGGCTACCGTCCCTACGCCGCCGCGCCGCCTCAGCCGGTCACAGCTAGACAGAGAACaagcgtctttttttttttttttttttttaaagatttcctaGGATTGATGTAGGATTTAGAGTAAACTAggccgggcttcctaggttgtgcagtggttgagaatccgcctgccaatgcatgggacacgggttcaatccctgttccaggaagatcccacatgccatggagcaattaagcccgtgcaccacaactactgagcctgtgctttcgagcccatgagccacaactattgagcccatgtgctgcaagtactgaagcccatgtgcctagagcccgttctccacagcaagagaagccacggcaatgagaagcaagcacaccacaacgaagagcagcccccactcaccacaactaaaaagaaagcccgcacacagcaaaagaagacccaacacagccaataaaataaataaataaataaataaataaataaataaataaataaataaatttataaaaaaaaaaaaaaaggagtaaactAGGCCTTGAACCTAAGGATGACCTCTGTTATTACCTGAAAGCACAAGCAAACAAATACCCAGAGTATTTAAAAGGCCCCCATGGCATCCTTAACCATCACTTTTCTCTTAAACTGCTAGCTAAAAAATACCTATTAAAGGAAGTATCATTAAAATATCTTATTGAGGCAAATTAGTTTTGGTGAAAGGAGCAATCAGTGCCTTAGTCACTAGTTGGTTTCTTGTCTGtttctttgggtttgtttttttccattaaagaaaGAACGGAATGAACACTGGCATTACCtcagttttaaagagaaaaactcCCATCAATACACAAGTAGGTCTGTACCAGATCTACTAAGTGAGGGTTTGGAACCCCAATACAATGGGTAGGTCACATCTTCTCCTCCAGTCAATGTGTGCAGTTCCCACTGGCGTTTCTGGGCTTCTTAGTCATAAAGGGAGACTAACATGTGGGTCTcagctcttctgtttccctgcaCATCACAGGAACTGTTCTGATCATATGCGGGCTAATGCTGACACACTGTGTTGTTCCAACTAAGCGATTCCAAACATTCCCATCTCAAGCCAACCTACATTATTCCTTTGGCTGCCAGATGTTCCTGTGAGGAACTGTCTCCTCTTGTTGCGTCATAAACTTTGATTAAAGCAGATGAAGGGCATTTTATTTACTTCATCACCCTTATGTGAAaaaatgtcctggctattgattATAAGTGGCCTGCATTTGGGAAGAATAACCAATACTATATGAAAAGTTCTAAAAGCTCAATTGAGCAAACATGTAATACAACTTAACTGATTCATTTTAACTAACAATTGGTCAGCCTGACCTAAATGGACAAATCCTTTGTGACATTACCTACTTTTATTATGGTCCAAGAGTCAGTCATATCACTTCTGAGAAGCTGGTTTTCTCTCAGATGAGGATGATAAATAATGAAACAGTCACTTCCACATAAtactgcaaaaagaaaagaaaagaaaaaaagaaaaagaaagaaagaaagaaagaaagaaagaaagaaagaaagaaagaaagaaagaaagaaagaaaggaaggaaggaaggaaggaaggaaggaaggaaggaaggaaggaaggaaggaaggaaagcaaaagaaagaaaagaacagaagtaTGTTATACATAACATATTTCACCTCTACCCAGCTGCATGCTGGTTTGATTGATCCCAGATGCTAGCAAAAGGCAAGGCGAAAAGCAAAACCACATAGCGTGTTtaaacatcattttatttatacCTGCATAATCAACTCAATGGTCAGGATATACATTTAAAAGTAAGATTCACTATGAATACCATTAGTCAAGTTCTATCATAGCTCAACCTTTATGATGATTAAATATGAAAAGCCTTATATTGAATCAGAATGGTAGATTTTTCACAAATGGTATTACAGGAGAGAATGGGGaaagataaaaaaggaatgataatTTTCACACCAAAAACTGTGCTATTTATATAACCTTCCAAACCCAGAACCTTCAGAAATTAGAAAAGCTGGCATTAATGCAGACATAACGATACAGGAAAAATGAGATGTTCTGTGATAGACTCAGGGTTTTTACCGATACTTGTTCTAGATCTGATGGTGAAGACACCTAAGCATTAGACAAAGGTAAAACAGTTATTGTGGTACACTTTAAAAAGAACAccatctaggacttcctaggtggtgcagtggttaagaatctgcctgccaatgctggggacgtgggttcgatccctggtccaggaaaattccacatgccatggagcaactaagcctgtgtgccacaactactgaagcgcatgtgcctagagcccatgctccacaacaagaaaagctaccacaatgaggagccctcacaccgcaatgaagagtagcccccgttcgccgcaactagagaaagcccgtgtgcagcatcgaagacccaacacagccaataaatacatacatacatacatttaaaaaaaataaataaaatgaacacagtctggatatatgtatatgtataactgattcactttgctgtacagcagaaacacaacactgtaaatcaactatactccaataaaaattaattaaaaataaataaaataaaatcaatagtcCGGTCTCTGTCTTCAAAAACTTATGATTTAGCAAAGAGATAAAATATTCAACTAATTGATTATATAGGACAATTTAATATGCACAAAAGAATAATTTGTACAATTCGTAGCTATAgcagaaattatttaatttgagaaaactattgctttttaaattaaggacTTAGTAGAAACATCCCAAATCCTTCactgaaataaacaaaatcaatgagTCAGGAATGGGTCTACCCTAAAGCTGGCTGCTTATGCCTCGTTGGAGGAGACCCAAAAGGACTCTGAATATACTTCTCATCAAAGAAAACATGGAAGGAGTTAGAAGTTCACGTGAAGCACTCATCCTTCCATTCTGCCATAACGGTCCTCCTGCTGCTCCAGGCATCTAAACCCAAGGGATGCTCATCAGCTCAACATTCAAAAGAAGACAGTCATCAGCAAGGTCTTCCACATGACTACTGTGAAAGCAAATGATGGAAATGTCCAAACTGAGCCAAGAGTATGAATTCAGAGGAAAGACCAGTTTACTAACTCATCAGCAATTTACTGATGCCTGCTGCACGCAAGGAAgtttataagagacaaggaacaCAAAGTTGATAGAATTCTAATTTCTGTTCTCATTTCAAGAATGAGGGCTCTATAAGGGGAGCAACCAGCTTGTAaggaaataagtgaaatgaatttgAGCCTCTTCCTTACCACttgccctctcctctccttctccacaAAAAGCCAACTGCACAGCATCATGGAGGGTTGCAGGGAGCACACAGACTTGTGGCAGTGCATCCACAGGCACCTGAGGAAGTGGGAAATGGGAGAAGGGTGGGACCTAAGCAGAAGATAGAGCCATCTCAATCAGAGGCCGTGTGCCTGCCGACATCTTAggaggcagagcacagggagtggatgcctggagctggaggtggaggtgggaggctTGGATGGTAAACCGGTTGTACTAAACAAAGTAAATTATTCAGAATGATGacagccaggtttctcactggcAAATGTCCTTACACACATAGAAAGAAGAGAGTCTATAAAGAGTATTATTCTGACATGCTGCCTGGAAATTAGAGGTACCCATATGAATTcatgtatatttatgtgtgtatatgtatattttttatatacatatattcaaataGATATAGAAATAGTATAAATATGCTTAGGTTTTCTAGCTTTCTGTGTTGAGAGAGCTGAGAAGTGATGGCATCCCACTGGTAATGAACACACTCAGAGCCCAGATCTTAGAACCAGAACTTCTTAGATACATAGCCGATTCCAGGATTGGGGCAGGGAAAGTACAAGATAAGGTAGGAACATATTTTGgggccagaaagtaagaaagcacTCAAAGAATAATGAATACATGTCaaaaagacacagaagccttGAATAGGGTTCCTACTGGCCACATCTGGGGCATATTTGAATGTCAAAATTCATAATGATAGTAACAGATGGCAAACcaatgaataaaataggaatccaTGAGACTAGGCTGATTAAATTCAAAAATAAGTAATGAGAAGAGAGATTTCTTCTCTATGCTGGAATGTCAACAAATAAATGTAGACTGTAAGAGAAAATCAACATTTAGAAACCATGATATTAAGGTTGATACAAGTACCAGTTGTCAGTAGAGGCTTAAAGGTCCTAGACAAAGGTTTGATGACAACAGGATTGGGGCATAATCTTAGGATATCTTCCCTACAAAGTACTATGATTAATATTAATATACTGAGGGAGAAatggtaactttacagtggagaaacctggcaggcACTGACATGATCAGATGAAAAGTTAACGTCACCCCtgtgtgccccaagatgtgatccacTGGCAAAAGAGCATAGCATCATTTCTATGGTACTCCTGCCAAGAAAGCTTCAGTCTGGTCATAGGGAAACACTGGGGAGACCCAGGCTGAGTGTCATGTAATAAACAGAACATAGAGCCTCGATTATTTGAAACTGTGAAGGGTGGCAAAGATGGGGGGAAGGAGGAACGCCTGTATAATTGGAGGAAACTGAAGTGCTATAATAATTTAATGCAACATATGTTCCTGGATGGAATGCTGGCCCAGAAAGGATGCTTTGttgaataattagagaaatgtgaaCGGGATCTGTGAGTTTGATGGTAGTATTGTATCAACAATTTCCTGATCTGGAGAGTTTCATAAAGGTTATGTAAGAACATGTCCACggacctcctaggtggtgcagtggttgagaatccacctgccaatgcaggggatacaggttcaatccctgatgcaggaagatcccacatgctgcagagcaactaagcccatgcgccacaactattgagcctgggctctagagcccgtgagccacaactgctgagtctgtgtgccacaactactgaagctcgagtgcctagagcctgtgctctacaactagagaagccactgcaatgaggagcctgtgcaccacaatgaagataagccctggctcgccacaactagagaaagcccgtgcgcagcaacaaagacccaatacaggaaggaaggaaggaaggaaggaaagaaggaaggaaggaaggaaggaaggaaggaaggaaggaaggaaggaaggaaggggaagggaagggaagggaagggaagggaaggaaggaaggaaggaaggaaggaaggaaggaaggaaggaagggaaagaaagagaaggaaaggaaagaaagaggaaggaaggaagaaaaagaaagtgtccaTGTTTGGGGAAATAACACACTGTAGCATTTAGGGGT contains:
- the LOC130833120 gene encoding heterogeneous nuclear ribonucleoprotein K-like, which translates into the protein METEQPEETFPNTETNGEFGKFPAEDMEEEQAFKRSGNTDEMVELRILLQSKNAGAVIGKGGKNIKALHTDYNASVSVPDSSGPERILSISADIETIGEILKKIIPTLEEGLQLPSPTATSQLPLESDAVECLHYQHYKGSDFDCELRLLIHQSLAGGIIGVRGAKIKELRENIQTTIKLFQECCPQSTDRVVLIGGKPDRVVECIKIILDLISESPIKGRAQPYDPNFYDETYDYGGFTMMFDDRCGRPVGFPMRRRGGFDRMPPGRGGRPMPPSRRDYDDMSPRRGPPPPPPGRGGRGGSRAWNLPLPPPPPPRGGDLMAYDRRGRPGDHYDGMVGFSADETWDSAIDTWSPSEWQMAYEPQGGSGYDYSYAGGRGSYGDLGGPIIITQVTIPKDLAGSIIDKGGQRIKQIHHESGASIKIDEPLEGSEDRIITITGTQEQIQNAQYLLQNSVKQYSGKFF